Within the Microbacterium sp. 1S1 genome, the region ACGAACGCCAACTCGATCCTCGTGCGGATGAGTCTCCAGTGCGCCACGATCACCGTCTCAAACGCCGGTGCGATCACCCCGGTCGTGAACCCCACGTGGATCACCGGGCCCACGTTCGACGAGGGGCGAGGCGACCTCCAGACCGCGGTGTGCCCGGCGAACACCTACGTCCACCGCATCACGGGCACCACCTTCGTCGGCGACGGGACCAACCGGTGGCCCTCGTCCGTGCAGATCACCTGTCGGCCGCTCGTGTTCACGGCGGCGGGCGAACTCCGCATCGACCTCTCGGCCACGCCGACGGTGCTCACGGCGGGCGAGAACCTCAACACGACCGGAGGTCTGGACACGCCTGCACCGCAGTGCGGCCCCGGAGGGACCACCGGCACGAGTGACATCCTCGTCCGCGGCTATCGGGCACAGGGCGGTGGCGAGGGCATCGACGGGTTCACTCCCTCCTGCACGACGATCGCCGACGACTTCGGTGACGCCCCGGCGAGCTATGGCTCGGTGTCTCAGGAGCTGAATGCCGCGACCTACCTCGGCTGGTCGGCCGACGCCGAGACGGCGATGCAGTCGAACGGCTCGGCCACCGGCGACGACGCCGTCGGGGGAACGGCTCCGAACCAGACCATCGACGATGAGACCGCCGTCTCCGCGTTCGGGGAGATCATCGCGGGCGTCACCGATTCCTACTCGGTCTCCGTGCTGGCCTCGAACAAGCTCTCCGGGGTTCCAGCCACCCTGGTCGGTTGGGTGGACTTCAACCGCAACGGCGTCTTCGACGCGAACGAGGGCGCATCCGTCGTGGTGCCGGCGGGGACGCCGGACGGGTCGTCGTTCACGCTGACGTGGTCGGGCATCGCTCCGCAGACGGTCGCCGGACAGACGTTCGCGCGATTCCGGATCGGCGCGGGTTCGACCCTCACGACCTCGACGCCTACCGGCACCGGCGGCCCCGGTGAGGTGGAGGACTACGCCCTCTCGATCACCGCTGCGGCGCCCGTGCTGGAGTTGACGAAGACGGCGTCCCCGACGACGATCGCCGCCGCCGGCCAGACCGTCACCTACAGCTTCGCCGTCGCCAACACGGGGAACGTGGCGATCTCGGACATCGGCATCACGGAGACGTCTTTCAGCGGCACCGGTACGCTCGGCCCGATCACCTGCGCGGCCACGGCACTCGCGGTGGGGGAGAGCACGACGTGCACGGCCACGTACGCCCCGACGCAGGCAGATGTCGACGCCGGCACCATCACGAACTCCGCGCTCGCCACGGGAACCTCCGCCGCGGGGAGCGGCGTGGAGAGCAATGTGAGCAGCGCGGTCGTCACGGCGTCGCAGTCCACCTCGCTCACCGTCGTGAAGTCCGCGACCCCGTCCGGCCCGGACGACTTCGTGGTCGGCCAGGTGATCGACTACTCCTTCGTCGTCACCAACACCGGAAACGTGACGGTGACGAACGTCTCGATCGACGAGACCGCGTTCGACGGATCGGGCTCCCTCTCACCCGCGGTGTGCCCGACGACGCCGCTCGCGCCCGGGGCGCAGGTGACCTGTACGGCCAGCTACACCCTGACCCAGGCTGACGTGGACAACGGATCGGTCAGCAACACCGCCACCGCGACCGGCGTGCCCCCCGGGTCGCTGGTCCCGCCCGTCTCCCCACCGTCGACCGTCCGCGTGCCGGTCGACCCGGCGCCGGCGATCACCCTCGCGAAGTCCGCCGACACGACGGCCATCACGGAGGCGGGACAGGTCATCGCCTACTCCTTCCTCGTGACCAACACCGGCAACGTGACGCTGACCGACGTCACCGTCGATGAGGGCGCCTTCACGGGAACCGGACCCCTTGAGGTCACGTGCCCGGCCGGTGCGGCGTCGCTGGCCCCGGGTGCGCAGGTGACCTGCACGGCGGACTACACCGTGACCGCAGCGGACTACAACACGGCCGCCCTGACGAACACGGCGACCGCCACGGGGACCCCGCCGGACGGCACGCCGCCTGTCTCCCCGCCATCGACCGTCGAGATCCCGGTCACGCCCGCTCCGGCACTGACGGTCGCGAAGACCGCCGACCGCAGCGAGATCACCACGGCAGGGCAGACCATCACGTACTCCTTCCTGCTCACCAACACGGGCAACGTGACGCTCACCGACGTCGGGGTCGACGAGGTGTCCTTCTCCGGCACGGGGACGCCGCCCGTGGTGACCTGCCCCGCGGGTGCCGCGTCGCTCGCTCCCGGTGACACGGTCACCTGCACGGCTCCGTACGTGGTGACCCAGGCCGACATCGATGCGGGACAGCTGACGAACACGGCCACGGGCACCGGCAACCCGCCTGGAGGCGGTGAACCGCCGGTGTCACCCCCGTCCACCGTCGTGGTGCCGGCCATCGAGTCGCCCGCCATCACGGTCGTGAAGTCGGCCGATCCCGCCACCGTGGCGACGGTCGGCACGCCCATCACCTACTCCTTCCTCGTGACGAACACAGGCAATGTGACGCTCACCGACGTGACCGTGACCGAGACGGCCTTCACCGGGACGGGAACGGCGCCGGCCATCACCTGTCCTGCGGGTGCGGCGTCTCTCGCGCCCTCTGCGCAGATCACCTGCACGGCGACGTACACCACCACGCAGGCTGACATCGATGCGGGCCAGATCACGAACACCGCGACCGCCACCGGCACGCCTCCCGGGGAGATCGAACCGCCGGTCTCGCCGCCGTCGACCGCGATCGTCACGGTCCCGCCCGCTCCGTCCCTGACCGTCGCCAAGACCGCCGACCGGACGGAGATCACGGCCGCCGGACAGACGATCACCTACTCCTTCCTCATCACGAACACGGGCAACGTGACCCTGACCGATGTCGGCGTCACCGAGGTGACGTTCACCGGGACGGGGACGGCACCGGTCGTGACGTGCCCGGCGGGGGCGGCGTCACTCGCTCCGGGAGCCACGGTCACGTGTACCGCCCCGTACGTGGTGACGCAGGAGGACGTGGACGCCGGTGGCGTCACGAACACCGCCACGGTGACGGGCGACCCGCCCGGTCCCGGCACGCCGCCGGTGTCGCCGCCGTCGACCGTGGTCGTGCCCTCGATCGAGTCGCCGGGCATCACGGTCGTGAAGTCGGCGTCTCCGAACACCGCGGCAGACTACGACGTGGGCCAGGAGATCACCTACTCGTTCGTGGTGACCAACACGGGCAACGTCACGCTCACCGACGTGACCGTGGACGAGACGGCGTTCTCCGGGTCCGGCGACTTGTCGCCGATCACCTGTCCTGCCGGTGCGGCGTCGCTCGCTCCGGGCGCACAGGTGACCTGCACCGCTAGCTACACGCTGACCCAGGCCGACGTGGATGCCGGGCGACTCACCAACACGGCGACGGCGACGGGCACGCCGCCGTCCGGTGAGCCCCCGGTGTCGCCCCCGTCGACGGTGGAGCTCCCTGGCGACCCGGAGCCGGGCCTGTCGGTCGTGAAGAGCGCGGATCGGGCGACGATCACCGCCGCGGGTCAGACCATCACCTACTCGTTCCTCGTGACGAACACCGGCAACGTGACGATCACGGATGCCACGGTGACGGAGACCGCCTTCACCGGGACGGGGACGCCGCCGGTGGTGGAGTGCCCCGCCGGAATCGCCTCGATGGCTCCGGGCGCGCAGGTGACCTGTACCGCCGAGTACGTGGTGACACAAGCGGACCTGGATGCCGGGCAGATCACGAACGCCGCCACCGTCACCGGCAACCCGCCGGGCGGTGGGGAGCCTCCGGTGTCGCCCCCGTCGACCGTGGTGGTCCCCGGTGAGCGGACGCCGGCGATCAGCCTGGTCAAGTCGGCGAGCCCGGACAGCCCCGACACCTACGAGGTCGGTCAGGAGGTGACGTACTCGTTCGTCGTCACGAACACGGGCAACGTCACGCTCACCGACGTCACGGTCGAGGAGGGATCCTTCTCGGGAACGGGCACGCTGTCCGCCATCGACTGCCCGGCCGGCGCGGCATCCATGACCCCGGGAGCCCAGGTCATCTGCACGGCCACATATGAACTGACCCAGGCCGACATCGATGCGGGACAGGTGACGAACACGGCCACGGCGACCGGCGTGCCACCGGGAGATCTCGAGCCGCCGGTGTCCCCGCCTGCGGAGGCCAGGGTGCCCGCACTTCCGGCTCCGGGCCTGAGCATCGTCAAGTCCGCGACGCCGGCCGCGATGACCACGGTCGGGCAGGTGT harbors:
- a CDS encoding beta strand repeat-containing protein, yielding MLALVLGSLVAPAMPAVAAPGDPAQLYLGPSYEGTTIGSDKDFNAPTECPANSLLTGVQTENRQNVSPTNANSILVRMSLQCATITVSNAGAITPVVNPTWITGPTFDEGRGDLQTAVCPANTYVHRITGTTFVGDGTNRWPSSVQITCRPLVFTAAGELRIDLSATPTVLTAGENLNTTGGLDTPAPQCGPGGTTGTSDILVRGYRAQGGGEGIDGFTPSCTTIADDFGDAPASYGSVSQELNAATYLGWSADAETAMQSNGSATGDDAVGGTAPNQTIDDETAVSAFGEIIAGVTDSYSVSVLASNKLSGVPATLVGWVDFNRNGVFDANEGASVVVPAGTPDGSSFTLTWSGIAPQTVAGQTFARFRIGAGSTLTTSTPTGTGGPGEVEDYALSITAAAPVLELTKTASPTTIAAAGQTVTYSFAVANTGNVAISDIGITETSFSGTGTLGPITCAATALAVGESTTCTATYAPTQADVDAGTITNSALATGTSAAGSGVESNVSSAVVTASQSTSLTVVKSATPSGPDDFVVGQVIDYSFVVTNTGNVTVTNVSIDETAFDGSGSLSPAVCPTTPLAPGAQVTCTASYTLTQADVDNGSVSNTATATGVPPGSLVPPVSPPSTVRVPVDPAPAITLAKSADTTAITEAGQVIAYSFLVTNTGNVTLTDVTVDEGAFTGTGPLEVTCPAGAASLAPGAQVTCTADYTVTAADYNTAALTNTATATGTPPDGTPPVSPPSTVEIPVTPAPALTVAKTADRSEITTAGQTITYSFLLTNTGNVTLTDVGVDEVSFSGTGTPPVVTCPAGAASLAPGDTVTCTAPYVVTQADIDAGQLTNTATGTGNPPGGGEPPVSPPSTVVVPAIESPAITVVKSADPATVATVGTPITYSFLVTNTGNVTLTDVTVTETAFTGTGTAPAITCPAGAASLAPSAQITCTATYTTTQADIDAGQITNTATATGTPPGEIEPPVSPPSTAIVTVPPAPSLTVAKTADRTEITAAGQTITYSFLITNTGNVTLTDVGVTEVTFTGTGTAPVVTCPAGAASLAPGATVTCTAPYVVTQEDVDAGGVTNTATVTGDPPGPGTPPVSPPSTVVVPSIESPGITVVKSASPNTAADYDVGQEITYSFVVTNTGNVTLTDVTVDETAFSGSGDLSPITCPAGAASLAPGAQVTCTASYTLTQADVDAGRLTNTATATGTPPSGEPPVSPPSTVELPGDPEPGLSVVKSADRATITAAGQTITYSFLVTNTGNVTITDATVTETAFTGTGTPPVVECPAGIASMAPGAQVTCTAEYVVTQADLDAGQITNAATVTGNPPGGGEPPVSPPSTVVVPGERTPAISLVKSASPDSPDTYEVGQEVTYSFVVTNTGNVTLTDVTVEEGSFSGTGTLSAIDCPAGAASMTPGAQVICTATYELTQADIDAGQVTNTATATGVPPGDLEPPVSPPAEARVPALPAPGLSIVKSATPAAMTTVGQVLQYNFVVTNTGNVTLTDVAIDEGEFSGTGDLSPVDCPAEASSMLPGQTVTCTASYTTTQADVDSGALTNTATATGDPPGEGEPPVSPPSTVRVPFEGTNGLDIEKRAIAVDVNGNGRTDLGDRVEWTIIVTNIGAQTVDDIAVTDPTAGPVTCPATSLASGAQMTCTVPPHTIDEDDVRRGGVRNVATVTGNTPGGPIDPPSSEVFTRVLPPPPTGLAVTGGTLSAGGLLLGGVMVLAGLGLGLTRGVRRRDQEQQ